The following are encoded together in the Lactuca sativa cultivar Salinas chromosome 1, Lsat_Salinas_v11, whole genome shotgun sequence genome:
- the LOC111910785 gene encoding putative disease resistance protein At3g14460 yields MHDLINDLATSVARDFFYRLDGEMNVSKRNENFEKFRHFSLIGPQFGSYENFNELQRAKRLRTFLPLPGGWLDSGHVELLHKLQFLRVLRLIRITEVPQSIGSLKHLRLPVSFGKLINLQHLDISDTPKLNKMPLGIGGLTSLQTLPKVTVKEANGLKISDLKELSDLQGRLSIIGLEKVIDPIQAKDAKLYQKKGLEVLEMEWSDNVFDDSRDETIEYEVLEELRPPPKLKILKILNNIGTRFPSWVGDPTFDHLTELTLSGCRSTHIRVGHLKSLKKLVVESMNEVKTVGFELLAPTNSNLGIAFPSLEVLKFYDMQGWQRWSINSGNKHGTPSSFPRLHEISLISCPQLSQVSIGLIPSLRFLRIEECSEAVLRNMVGLSSSLVELKMVNVIGFTQLHGEDLMYLGEVKHLFIYRCDELRYLWERESEACRSLVSLQILEVRDCKKLVSVAVKINCLFNSQVKPQVLQINGFKMLFHQQALLHRLFAYIYIYRDGSYKKLQTAKHNSN; encoded by the exons ATGCATGACCTGATAAACGACTTGGCCACAAGTGTTGCAAGAGATTTTTTCTATAGATTGGATGGTGAGATGAATGTATCCAAAAGGAATGAAAATTTTGAGAAGTTTCGTCACTTTTCACTAATAGGTCCGCAATTTGGATCATATGAAAATTTTAATGAATTACAAAGAGCTAAACGCTTGCGAACGTTCTTACCATTGCCAGGTGGTTGGTTAGACAGTGGCCATGTTGAATTACTTCACAAACTACAGTTCCTAAGGGTGCTAAGACTAATTCGAATCACAGAGGTGCCACAATCGATTGGTAGTCTCAAGCATCTTCG CTTACCAGTAAGTTTTGGAAAGTTAATAAACCTGCAACATCTTGACATCAGTGATACTCCGAAATTGAACAAGATGCCCTTAGGTATTGGTGGGTTGACAAGTCTACAAACTCTACCCAAGGTCACTGTTAAAGAAGCTAACGGGCTCAAAATATCCGATCTTAAGGAATTATCGGATCTTCAAGGTCGGCTTTCCATTATTGGGCTGGAGAAAGTGATAGATCCAATACAAGCAAAGGATGCCAAGTTATATCAAAAGAAGGGTCTTGAAGTTTTGGAGATGGAATGGAGTGATAATGTGTTTGATGATTCTCGGGATGAGACGATTGAATATGAAGTACTTGAAGAACTAAGGCCTCCTCCTAAGTTAAAAATCCTCAAGATTTTGAATAACATAGGAACAAGATTTCCTAGTTGGGTCGGGGATCCCACGTTTGATCACTTAACAGAGCTTACATTATCTGGGTGTAGAAGTACACATATAAGAGTTGGACATCTGAAGTCTCTTAAGAAATTGGTTGTTGAAAGCATGAATGAGGTGAAGACTGTGGGTTTTGAATTACTTGCACCTACCAATTCAAATCTTGGGATTGCATTTCCATCACTTGAAGTTCTGAAGTTTTATGATATGCAAGGTTGGCAGAGATGGTCAATTAATAGTGGCAATAAACATGGAACTCCTAGTTCTTTTCCTCGTCTTCATGAGATCTCTTTAATAAGTTGTCCACAACTATCTCAAGTGTCAATCGGATTGATACCTTCACTTCGGTTTTTACGTATAGAAGAATGTTCCGAAGCGGTGTTAAGAAACATGGTTGGTTTGTCCTCGTCACTTGTGGAACTAAAAATGGTGAATGTTATAGGATTTACTCAACTACATGGAGAAGATTTAATGTATCTTGGGGAAGTTAAACATCTATTTATTTATAGATGTGACGAATTGAGATACTTATGGGAACGAGAATCCGAAGCATGCAGAAGTCTTGTGAGTTTACAGATCTTGGAAGTACGAGATTGTAAAAAGTTGGTTTCTGTTGCAGTAAAGATCAATTGTTTGTTTAATTCTCAAGTAAAGCcacaagttttacaaataaacGGCTTCAAAATGTTATTCCATCAGCAAGCCTTATTACATAGATTATttgcatatatatacatatacagagatgGCAGTTATAAGAAGTTACAAACTGCCAAACATAATAGTAACTAA
- the LOC111910784 gene encoding putative disease resistance protein RGA3, giving the protein MGGIGKTTLAKLLYNEEKVKDHFELMAWVCVFEEFDVFNISKAIFQVVTGKNEDFANLNLLHVAFKEKLSKKRFLLVLDDVWNEDHSKWELLQSHLLVGAHGSKVIVTTRSTKVALVMDSELSYGLDVLSSEDALSLFAQHALGDNKNFHKHPTLKFLGEGIVKKCGRLPLALKALGRVLKTDRNSDAWEKLLKSEVWNIKDARGILPALKLSYYHLHPHLKLLFAYSSLFPKDYVFVKNKLVLVSQGLCIFVPIKVNGEFRSSVF; this is encoded by the coding sequence ATGGGTGGGATAGGCAAAACCACTCTTGCCAAACTCTTATACAACGAGGAGAAAGTGAAGGATCACTTTGAACTCATGGCATGGGTTTGTGTTTTTGAAGAGTTTGATGTATTTAACATTAGCAAGGCAATCTTCCAAGTAGTAACCGGTAAAAACGAAGACTTTGCTAATCTCAATCTGCTTCACGTGGCCTTCAAAGAAAAACTTTCAAAGAAGAGGTTCTTACTTGTTCTAGACGATGTGTGGAACGAAGACCACAGTAAGTGGGAACTTCTTCAAAGCCATCTTCTTGTAGGGGCACATGGAAGTAAAGTTATTGTCACAACAAGGAGCACCAAGGTTGCATTGGTGATGGACTCGGAACTGTCTTATGGTCTGGACGTTTTGTCAAGTGAAGATGCACTGTCATTATTTGCTCAACATGCTTTAGGTGATAACAAAAACTTTCACAAACATCCAACACTTAAGTTTCTTGGTGAAGGTATTGTAAAAAAATGTGGTAGACTACCATTGGCTTTGAAAGCACTTGGGAGGGTTTTGAAGACTGATAGAAATAGTGATGCATGGGAGAAATTGTTGAAGAGTGAGGTATGGAATATAAAGGATGCAAGAGGGATTCTTCCGGCCCTTAAACTAAGCTACTATCATCTTCATCCACATTTGAAACTGTTGTTTGCATACTCCTCCTTGTTTCCCAAGGACTATGTATTTGTCAAGAATAAATTAGTCCTTGTTTCCCAAGGACTATGTATTTTTGTCCCAATCAAAGTCAATGGAGAGTTTAGGTCATCAGTATTTTGA